One window of the Thamnophis elegans isolate rThaEle1 chromosome 6, rThaEle1.pri, whole genome shotgun sequence genome contains the following:
- the AMOTL1 gene encoding angiomotin-like protein 1 isoform X1 — protein MIWAAVGPPSICYTSSTPVQVLEDPGYLHTDPHRFGNGQDGSPLMVEAVNNIEAEDPLCTFYPTSFLQASEVEMRGSEDVVPGTVLQRLIQELRYGNPNENMNLLALQHQATGSAGPSNSTASSTLSSSVENLVPDDPQMVQQSARQEPQGQEHQGDNTVMEKQTRGSQPQQNNEELPSYEEAKAQSQFFRSQQPSVVGPSFYMASSTGPKSKMEGRPTLARANSGQAHKDEALKELKQGHVRSLSERIMQLSLERNGAKQLLPCSGRSKGVKSSGPSPSPAPNKGMDQRGPPPDYPFKIKQGSSPGSKSQEPGVFFNEQHPGTLQEMTKASYSTSQPARSEVAIVRYQGPPEYGITSRQCASSFPSLPTPREHSPMSSQTSSLSGPLHSASLPPLSMATASQSLPATPPSQQPLTPDAFMIVQRAQKMVEMLSEDNEALQKELEGYYEKADKLQKFEMEIQRISEAYEDLVKITTKRESLDKAMRNKLEGEIRRLHDFNRDLHDRLETANRQLASREFEGHENKATEDLYASQNKEYLKEKEKLEMDLMALRLTNEEHRRHIEILDQALNSAQAKVIKLEAELRKKQTHVEKVEKLQQALTQLQAAYEKREQMEHRLRTRLERELESLRLKQKQGNYQAAPVPEYNVPALMELVREKDERILALEADMTKWEQKYLEESTIRHFAMNAAATATPEKDTLAPSHSRSGSYSESSLEVRIWQEEQEKMQNNQKRQDMEYTIKNLYAKIIEKDAMIKVLQQRSRKDTSKGDSASLRPAQSVPSIAAATGTHSRQTSLNHTQGVEEKKEEKSWKESIGLLLGKDTSEQSPIPSLTLPTPSLSSTLSSWPVAICHAKMGSKDNSTQTDKGTELFWPTAASFPGRGKLSHCSGSSPALRPIAGKNAGEKPENSSSCGKLLDSSRSRVSHLLHKPEFPDPDMMEVLI, from the exons CCGAAGACCCTTTGTGCACCTTCTACCCCACAAGCTTTCTCCAGGCTTCAGAGGTGGAAATGAGAGGTTCGGAGGATGTTGTCCCTGGCACTGTTTTACAGCGGTTAATCCAGGAGTTGCGTTATGGCAACCCCAACGAGAATATGAACCTGCTGGCTCTCCAGCACCAAGCTACGGGGAGTGCAGGACCCTCCAACTCCACTGCCAGCAGCACCCTGTCTTCTTCGGTGGAAAACCTTGTGCCGGATGACCCACAAATGGTCCAGCAGTCAGCACGGCAGGAACCACAAGGCCAGGAACATCAAGGGGACAACACGGTGATGGAGAAGCAGACCAGAGGCTCCCAGCCTCAGCAGAACAATGAAGAATTACCTTCTTACGAAGAAGCCAAAGCTCAGTCACAGTTTTTTAGAAGTCAGCAGCCTAGTGTTGTTGGGCCCAGTTTCTACATGGCCAGCAGCACTGGTCCAAAATCTAAAATGGAAGGTAGGCCAACTTTGGCCCGTGCCAACAGTGGACAGGCCCACAAAGATGAAGCCCTGAAGGAACTGAAACAAGGCCACGTCCGCTCCTTGAGCGAGAGAATCATGCAGCTCTCCTTGGAAAGGAATGGGGCCAAACAGCTTCTTCCTTGCTCGGGGAGAAGCAAAGGGGTCAAATCCAGCGGGCCTTCTCCTTCCCCGGCTCCCAATAAAGGCATGGATCAGAGGGGTCCCCCTCCAGATTATCCATTCAAGATCAAGCAGGGAAGCTCTCCAGGAAGCAAAAGTCAAGAGCCGGGCGTGTTTTTTAATGAACAGCATCCTGGAACACTTCAAGAAATGACAAAGGCCTCCTATTCAACATCACAGCCAGCGAGGAGCGAAGTAGCTATTGTCCGATATCAGGGTCCCCCAGAATATGGTATCACCAG TCGTCAGTGTGCATCGTCTTTTCCATCGCTGCCAACACCCCGGGAGCACAGCCCAATGTCCTCCCAGACCTCCTCGCTTAGTGGCCCACTGCACTCCGCGTCTCTGCCGCCTCTCTCAATGGCCACAGCATCCCAGTCTCTGCCCGCAACGCCGCCTAGCCAGCAGCCCCTCACACCAGATGCCTTCATGATAGTACAGCGAGCACAGAAAATGGTGGAGATGTTGTCTGAAGATAATGAAGCCCTGCAGAAGGAGCTGGAGGGCTACTACGAGAAAGCAGACAAGCTTCAGAAG TTCGAAATGGAAATTCAGAGGATTTCAGAAGCTTATGAGGACCTTGTGAAAATCACCACCAAGAGAGAGTCACTAGACAAGGCGATGCGAAACAAACTTGAAGGTGAAATCAGAAGACTCCATGATTTCAACAGGGACTTGCACG ACCGACTGGAGACTGCAAATAGGCAACTGGCCAGCCGAGAGTTTGAGGGACATGAAAATAAGGCAACAGAGGATCTTTATGCCTCTCAGA ACAAAGAGTacttgaaggagaaggagaagctagAAATGGACTTGATGGCCTTGCGCCTCACCAATGAGGAGCATCGAAGACACATTGAGATCCTTGACCAGGCTCTGAACAGCGCTCAAGCCAAAGTCATCAAGCTAGAAGCAGAG CTGCGGAAGAAGCAAACGCATGTCGAGAAGGTAGAGAAGCTCCAGCAGGCCTTGACCCAACTTCAGGCAGCTTATGAGAAGCGAGAGCAGATGGAGCATCGATTGCGTACCCGGCTGGAAAGAGAGTTGGAATCCCTGAGGCTGAAACAG aAACAAGGGAATTACCAAGCAGCCCCGGTGCCTGAGTACAACGTCCCAGCCTTAATGGAGTTAGTGCGGGAGAAGGATGAGAGGATCCTGGCTTTAGAAGCTGATATGACCAAGTGGGAGCAGAAGTACCTCGAAGAGAGCACCATCCGGCACTTTGCCATGAATGCGGCAGCCACGGCTACCCCAGAAAA AGATACTTTGGCCCCCAGCCACTCCCGCAGTGGCAGCTACAGCGAGAGCTCCCTGGAAGTCCGCATATGGCAGGAAGAACAGGAGAAGATGCAAAACAACCAGAAGCGTCAAGACATGGAATACAC AATAAAGAATCTGTATGCAAAAATCATCGAGAAAGATGCCATGATCAAGGTCCTTCAGCAGCGATCCAGGAAAGATACCAGCAAAGGAGATTCTGCAAGTTTGAGGCCCGCTCAGTCGGTCCCATCGATAGCCGCAGCTACGGGAACACACTCCCGTCAGACCTCCCTTAACCACACCCAGGGCgttgaggagaagaaagaagagaagtccTGGAAAGAAAGCATTG GTTTGCTGTTAGGGAAAGACACCTCTGAACAGTCTCCCATCCCTTCGTTGACCCTTCCAACTCCTTCtttgtcctctactttgtcttCATGGCCAGTCGCCATCTGCCATGCGAAAATGGGCAGCAAAGACAACAGCACTCAGACCGACAAAGGCACGGAGCTTTTCTGGCCCACCGCGGCTTCTTTTCCGGGTAGAGGGAAACTGAGTCACTGTTCTGGCAGCAGTCCAGCCCTGAGGCCCATTGCAGGCAAAAATGCTGGGGAGAAACCGG aAAACTCTTCCAGCTGTGGGAAGCTCCTGGACAGCAGCAGAAGCAGAGTTAGCCACCTGCTTCACAAGCCTGAATTTCCAGATCCAGATATGATGGAAGTCCTTATTTGA